In a genomic window of Shouchella clausii:
- a CDS encoding GNAT family N-acetyltransferase has product MPDQFLESLTYESREKGWEELIADPRQEILVVENNAGEIVGFVSGVMQEDKRTGELKAIYLLKEEHGKGIGRQLVRMLFSRLKAKGCETIFVEVLAQNDACRFYEKLNAKWHATTSIAIAGKLLRLCVYKWEDADLEV; this is encoded by the coding sequence ATTCCAGACCAGTTTTTAGAAAGCCTTACGTACGAATCAAGGGAAAAAGGATGGGAAGAGCTTATAGCTGATCCAAGACAAGAGATTTTAGTTGTTGAAAATAATGCAGGCGAGATCGTTGGCTTTGTTAGTGGAGTGATGCAGGAAGACAAACGTACCGGAGAGTTAAAGGCGATTTATTTGTTGAAAGAAGAGCATGGGAAAGGGATTGGCCGGCAGTTAGTTAGGATGCTTTTCAGCCGTTTGAAAGCAAAAGGCTGTGAAACGATTTTTGTGGAAGTCCTTGCACAAAATGATGCCTGCCGTTTTTATGAAAAACTTAATGCGAAATGGCATGCCACGACTTCGATTGCCATTGCCGGCAAACTTCTGCGCTTATGTGTGTATAAATGGGAGGACGCCGATTTGGAGGTTTAG
- a CDS encoding histidine--tRNA ligase, whose translation MKKWDYQNVRGTQDYLPEDESVRVWLRRVLEEVFQQYGCKPMETPMINYTDLLASKYGGGAEIKKEMYTLTDRGKRALALRYDLTIPFAKVMAMNPEIRKPFKRYEIGKVFRDGPIKAGRFREFTQCDVDVAGVDSALAEAELLEMATEVFRRIGLNINIQYNNRKLLTGLLDICGVSKDQHSAVILILDKREKIGDKQVLTELKEMGVDGKAISKIAQWLKQMSQIGSVDFATDRPTTPIMAEGIAELQELEEALRYLNIDSQCTFNPFLARGLEIYTGTVYELFLTEGPIQSSVGSGGRYDQAISGLIGEEQPMPTVGISFGIDVIYTALKMEGRINQKPLLDYYVIPLQKQKEALAVASSLRKQGFRVDVEFKNKKLTKALERANKEKIPFVILIGEEEVASGRYKLKNMETGTEQYVPFSF comes from the coding sequence ATGAAGAAATGGGATTATCAAAATGTACGTGGCACGCAGGATTATTTGCCTGAGGATGAAAGCGTCCGTGTTTGGCTGCGCAGAGTGCTGGAAGAAGTGTTTCAGCAGTATGGCTGCAAGCCAATGGAAACGCCAATGATTAATTACACAGACTTGCTTGCGTCAAAATACGGCGGCGGGGCAGAAATCAAAAAAGAAATGTATACGTTGACAGACCGCGGCAAGCGAGCATTGGCACTCCGCTATGATTTAACGATTCCGTTTGCAAAAGTTATGGCGATGAATCCGGAAATTCGCAAGCCGTTTAAACGCTATGAGATCGGCAAAGTGTTTCGCGATGGCCCGATTAAAGCAGGGCGTTTCCGTGAGTTTACCCAATGCGATGTTGACGTAGCCGGCGTCGATTCTGCATTGGCAGAAGCAGAACTATTAGAGATGGCGACCGAAGTGTTCCGGCGGATCGGGCTGAATATTAACATCCAGTACAATAATCGCAAGCTGTTGACGGGCTTGTTGGACATTTGCGGAGTTAGCAAAGATCAACACAGTGCCGTTATATTGATACTCGATAAACGAGAAAAAATCGGTGATAAACAAGTGTTGACCGAACTAAAGGAAATGGGCGTTGACGGAAAAGCGATTAGCAAAATTGCACAATGGCTAAAGCAAATGAGCCAAATTGGAAGCGTCGATTTTGCCACCGACCGGCCCACTACACCGATAATGGCGGAAGGGATAGCGGAGCTACAAGAGTTAGAAGAAGCGCTTCGCTACTTAAACATTGATAGCCAATGTACGTTTAATCCCTTTTTAGCTAGAGGCCTTGAAATTTATACAGGCACTGTATATGAATTGTTCCTGACAGAGGGACCGATCCAATCAAGTGTTGGCAGCGGCGGTCGTTATGACCAAGCCATCAGCGGTTTAATTGGCGAAGAACAGCCTATGCCGACAGTTGGGATCTCGTTTGGCATTGATGTCATTTATACAGCTTTAAAGATGGAGGGTCGTATCAACCAAAAGCCACTACTCGATTACTACGTTATTCCTTTGCAAAAACAAAAAGAAGCGCTTGCTGTCGCTTCTTCGTTGCGGAAACAAGGCTTTCGTGTAGACGTAGAATTTAAAAACAAAAAACTTACTAAAGCGCTGGAAAGAGCAAACAAAGAAAAGATTCCATTTGTGATTCTTATTGGAGAAGAGGAAGTGGCTTCGGGCCGTTATAAACTCAAAAACATGGAGACTGGCACCGAACAATATGTTCCCTTCTCTTTTTAG
- a CDS encoding GlsB/YeaQ/YmgE family stress response membrane protein, translated as MSIIWNLIVGGLIGWAAGAITGRDIPFGIIGNIIAGFIGANIGAAIFGSWGPTLGDFAILPALLGAIILVAIVSLILRLFRK; from the coding sequence ATGAGTATTATTTGGAACTTAATTGTCGGTGGTTTAATTGGTTGGGCGGCCGGAGCCATTACAGGAAGAGACATACCATTCGGCATTATCGGCAACATTATTGCCGGCTTTATTGGTGCAAATATCGGAGCTGCCATTTTTGGTAGTTGGGGCCCTACGCTTGGCGACTTTGCGATTTTGCCAGCGTTATTAGGCGCTATTATTTTAGTGGCGATTGTCAGTCTTATCCTTCGCCTCTTCAGAAAATAA